In one Leptospiraceae bacterium genomic region, the following are encoded:
- a CDS encoding 2-oxoglutarate oxidoreductase, protein MYSAEIDEYLQHECELEHSFYLEDYEGEIARWCKGCGDHAILSSVQKILRGRQINPESVVCVSGIGCSSRFPYYLKTYGFHGIHGRALPLSTGVSLARSDLHVITVMGDGDCFSIGAGHWIHALRYNVNLTVLVFDNEIYALTKKQASPTTKMGVATNTSPKGAYLEALNPLTTILGVTNVSFLAQTATWLPAHLSETIEKAWDHEGLSFVRILQRCPIFSPDAFMQGNKVTVPMRFLKNPKGISVSSNLERMGEVVEHNPFDLQHAREIAGDKEKEPMGLLYYNPEIPSYNQIRHSKVIQKSPEEKVADFNRELDKYLV, encoded by the coding sequence ATGTATTCTGCCGAAATCGATGAATATTTACAGCACGAATGTGAACTGGAACATAGCTTTTATTTAGAAGACTACGAAGGGGAAATTGCTCGCTGGTGCAAGGGTTGCGGAGATCATGCCATTTTAAGTTCTGTGCAAAAAATCCTGAGAGGAAGACAAATTAATCCTGAGTCGGTTGTATGCGTTTCGGGAATTGGTTGTTCTTCCCGTTTTCCTTATTACTTAAAAACGTATGGTTTTCATGGAATTCACGGACGTGCTCTGCCCCTGTCAACCGGAGTATCCCTTGCCCGCTCAGATTTGCATGTTATTACCGTAATGGGAGATGGAGACTGTTTCAGTATTGGTGCCGGTCACTGGATTCACGCTTTGCGTTATAATGTTAATCTAACGGTTCTTGTTTTTGATAATGAAATTTATGCTCTAACAAAGAAGCAGGCTTCTCCCACTACAAAGATGGGAGTTGCAACGAACACGAGTCCTAAAGGAGCTTATCTCGAAGCTTTGAATCCCCTTACTACCATACTCGGTGTTACCAACGTTTCCTTTCTTGCCCAGACAGCTACCTGGCTACCGGCCCACCTGAGTGAGACCATTGAAAAGGCTTGGGATCATGAAGGATTGTCTTTTGTGCGTATTTTACAACGCTGCCCCATATTTTCACCCGATGCGTTTATGCAGGGAAATAAGGTGACGGTTCCCATGCGTTTTTTAAAGAATCCGAAGGGTATCTCGGTGAGTTCTAACCTCGAAAGAATGGGAGAGGTCGTAGAACATAATCCTTTTGACCTGCAACATGCCAGGGAAATTGCCGGTGACAAAGAAAAGGAGCCTATGGGGCTATTATATTATAATCCGGAAATTCCCAGTTATAATCAAATACGGCATTCAAAAGTTATACAAAAATCTCCGGAAGAGAAAGTTGCAGATTTCAACCGCGAGTTAGATAAATACCTTGTGTAA
- a CDS encoding cyclic nucleotide-binding domain-containing protein: MQAFPANSYIIVEGKKEANDFYIVREGKVGVGRENPVVGEEPTQILGPGDFFGVVAAMSQHPQIETARSLTKVSLIAVSFDQFGTLIQRNTPVAMKIIRYFSMKLRQFDQTILRLSFRNAPVDDLNQLYHMGEYYYSQGNTEHATYSFQAYLKYMKNGKFLTQAKMKLQGLGQPFATPPIDLTKFNRRYKDNSMIFCEHEPGKELYIIQNGKVKITKIVDNNEVMLAVLQKGDIFGEMAILDNAPRSASAIAFGDVDLLAINKANFEGMVKKQPQLATKIITLLSERIWHAYKQLANLMITDPAGRIADTLLTLVEKNRIKVGPKVAHTYDVGVRDVLKMVGLAENRDERIFLDLLAKNKFLKLDQGKIRCLDLHELEKLVNYYKKKSQMEKKLQKNYR, from the coding sequence ATGCAAGCGTTCCCTGCTAACTCCTACATTATTGTAGAAGGGAAAAAAGAAGCGAACGATTTCTATATTGTCAGGGAAGGGAAGGTAGGTGTAGGAAGAGAAAACCCGGTTGTCGGTGAGGAACCTACCCAGATTTTAGGACCCGGAGACTTTTTCGGTGTGGTGGCTGCTATGAGTCAACACCCTCAAATCGAAACAGCTCGTTCTCTTACAAAAGTTTCTCTAATAGCGGTCAGTTTCGACCAGTTCGGAACCCTCATCCAGAGGAATACTCCGGTAGCCATGAAGATTATCCGCTATTTCTCTATGAAGCTACGTCAGTTTGACCAGACGATTTTACGCCTTTCTTTTAGAAATGCCCCTGTAGATGACCTGAACCAGCTTTATCACATGGGAGAATACTACTATTCACAGGGAAATACAGAACACGCGACTTATTCCTTTCAAGCTTACCTGAAATACATGAAGAATGGGAAGTTTTTAACCCAGGCTAAAATGAAACTTCAGGGATTAGGTCAGCCCTTTGCTACTCCTCCCATTGATTTAACCAAGTTTAACCGCCGTTATAAAGATAATTCCATGATTTTCTGTGAGCATGAGCCCGGAAAAGAACTCTATATCATTCAAAATGGAAAAGTAAAGATTACTAAAATTGTAGATAATAATGAAGTCATGCTTGCTGTACTCCAGAAAGGGGATATTTTTGGAGAAATGGCTATTCTGGACAATGCTCCCCGCTCGGCTTCTGCAATTGCCTTCGGAGATGTGGACCTCTTAGCTATTAATAAGGCAAACTTCGAGGGAATGGTAAAAAAACAACCCCAGTTGGCGACCAAGATTATTACCCTGCTCTCAGAACGTATCTGGCACGCTTATAAACAGCTCGCTAACCTTATGATTACCGATCCGGCAGGAAGAATTGCCGATACTCTACTTACCCTTGTTGAGAAAAACCGTATTAAAGTTGGACCGAAAGTCGCCCATACTTACGATGTAGGTGTTCGCGATGTTCTAAAAATGGTTGGCCTGGCCGAAAACCGGGATGAAAGAATATTTCTCGATCTTTTAGCTAAGAATAAGTTTTTAAAATTAGACCAGGGGAAAATTCGCTGTCTGGATCTTCATGAGCTGGAAAAGCTGGTGAATTATTATAAGAAAAAATCCCAGATGGAGAAAAAACTCCAGAAGAATTACCGCTAA
- a CDS encoding ferredoxin — protein sequence MKLHLMIQEQLTKIWYSKETVLKEKNQEILLFFKEMLEKNQVESENHLDKFGEFADSFLDTSSLSKILDKKKHKDFPEQRKKGIQRAIDILEKYNKQGLPSPFFKEFSFDSDYENLLPSIEEHFHPFNELFYAYRIYDFEKNASFNQHKAFYEKEILKSVNLTKMEWELTSCFVVWKMGELESPVDFFSVLREISKSEYPIKLMFLETEPVLPPASEDSEEYFAHLVPTDLALLAPALQKIHYFQSPVEVDREIFQKKLENCWSGHYSSFIRLYLGKENPYLAAVGRYVPYFEYNPGIDFNFSSCISLEGNLELNEIWGKEIARQGSISHRATISFADFLCREGLAKDHFTEPQNQGKKRPIDVSEYLDLDRWNREHYYPIAHDSKGKSWLVSQVIVALSVEHAKIWRVMQNWAGIANPEFEEKLKALKIQLKLEKEQALKEQAAKIIEEKDAEKEKLLSQSFRNLVVNLLNKNGAGITELVSNLSYTSLSNGKAFSSEPQQPQAGPSEKPKEELWIDSSLCTACDECVTINRNIFAYNSEKQAIVKNPRGGPFKDMVKAAEKCSAGIIHPGKPWDEKEKDLEKLIKRAEKYN from the coding sequence ATGAAATTACATTTAATGATTCAAGAACAGTTAACAAAAATTTGGTATAGTAAAGAAACTGTCCTGAAAGAAAAAAACCAGGAAATCTTATTGTTTTTCAAAGAGATGCTGGAGAAAAACCAGGTAGAATCTGAAAACCATTTAGATAAATTTGGAGAATTTGCTGATAGTTTTCTTGATACTTCTTCTCTTTCTAAAATCCTGGATAAGAAAAAACACAAAGACTTTCCCGAACAAAGAAAGAAAGGGATTCAAAGAGCCATTGATATTTTAGAAAAATATAATAAACAGGGTTTGCCTTCCCCATTCTTTAAAGAGTTTTCTTTTGATTCCGATTATGAGAATTTACTTCCTTCTATAGAAGAGCATTTTCATCCATTTAACGAACTCTTTTACGCCTACCGTATCTATGATTTTGAAAAGAATGCAAGCTTTAACCAACACAAAGCTTTCTATGAGAAAGAAATATTAAAAAGTGTGAATTTAACAAAGATGGAATGGGAATTAACTTCCTGTTTTGTAGTCTGGAAAATGGGAGAATTAGAAAGCCCGGTAGATTTTTTCTCTGTATTGAGAGAAATTAGTAAATCCGAATATCCTATAAAACTAATGTTTTTAGAAACCGAGCCCGTTCTGCCGCCTGCTTCAGAAGACTCCGAGGAATATTTCGCTCATTTAGTTCCTACCGATCTGGCACTTTTAGCTCCTGCTCTCCAGAAAATACACTATTTTCAAAGTCCTGTAGAAGTAGATAGGGAAATTTTTCAGAAGAAATTAGAGAACTGCTGGTCGGGACATTATTCAAGCTTTATCAGGCTCTATTTAGGGAAAGAAAATCCTTATCTGGCAGCAGTCGGTCGTTATGTTCCTTATTTTGAATATAATCCGGGTATAGATTTTAATTTTAGTTCTTGTATTAGCCTCGAAGGAAACCTGGAATTAAACGAAATTTGGGGAAAAGAAATTGCAAGACAGGGAAGTATTTCCCATCGGGCTACTATATCTTTTGCTGATTTTCTATGCAGGGAAGGTTTAGCAAAGGATCATTTTACGGAACCACAGAACCAGGGAAAAAAGCGTCCTATAGATGTCAGTGAATATCTGGATCTGGATCGCTGGAACCGGGAACATTACTATCCGATTGCTCATGATAGTAAAGGAAAATCCTGGCTTGTATCTCAGGTTATAGTTGCACTTTCTGTAGAACATGCAAAAATTTGGCGAGTTATGCAAAATTGGGCAGGTATAGCCAATCCTGAATTTGAAGAGAAGCTCAAAGCTTTAAAAATACAGCTTAAACTGGAAAAGGAGCAGGCATTAAAGGAGCAGGCTGCCAAAATTATAGAAGAAAAAGATGCAGAAAAAGAAAAGTTGTTAAGTCAGAGCTTTCGTAACCTGGTTGTTAATCTTCTAAATAAAAATGGAGCCGGCATAACTGAGCTGGTATCCAATCTGAGTTATACTTCCCTTTCAAATGGAAAGGCATTTTCCTCTGAGCCGCAACAGCCGCAGGCCGGACCTTCTGAAAAACCCAAGGAAGAACTCTGGATAGACTCAAGTCTCTGTACTGCCTGTGATGAGTGTGTTACGATTAACCGGAACATCTTTGCTTATAATTCGGAGAAACAGGCTATAGTAAAAAACCCCAGGGGAGGCCCTTTCAAAGATATGGTGAAAGCTGCTGAAAAGTGTTCCGCAGGCATTATACATCCGGGTAAACCCTGGGATGAGAAAGAGAAAGACCTGGAGAAACTTATCAAAAGAGCTGAGAAGTATAACTAA
- a CDS encoding virulence RhuM family protein, which produces MEEETVWLSQKQMAELYQKDVRTVNEHIQNIYSEEELLPEATIRNFRIVQQEGKRQVSRDIDHYNLDMILSVGYRIKSSIATRFRQWATERLREYIIKGKINVFV; this is translated from the coding sequence ATGGAAGAAGAAACCGTCTGGCTATCCCAAAAGCAAATGGCGGAGTTGTATCAAAAAGATGTGAGAACGGTTAATGAACATATTCAAAACATCTATTCAGAAGAAGAGCTTCTACCGGAGGCAACTATCCGGAATTTCCGGATAGTTCAACAGGAGGGAAAAAGACAGGTTTCGCGTGATATTGACCATTATAATCTGGATATGATTCTCTCTGTCGGTTACAGGATTAAATCGTCTATTGCGACTCGTTTCCGCCAGTGGGCTACCGAAAGGCTGAGGGAATACATCATCAAAGGGAAAATAAATGTCTTTGTATAA
- a CDS encoding DNA-3-methyladenine glycosylase 2 family protein — MPDGEKTPEELPLNLKQGIVYNFKEALSFLCARDKATAGLIDSVGDCRFQSIGNAYYTLIKSVIAQQLSLQAARAIQERLFKACGVKRKNTPPSPLSLLTIDEETCRKQGLSRTKTGTLKRIADKFHSGEWTEKKLRTLADDELKKELCSVKGIGPWTAEMVMMFALNRLDIFSIGDLGLRRGVEKIYGIPRENKSEIETHIKRYSPYRSILSWYLWESQDEEPWE, encoded by the coding sequence ATCCCAGATGGAGAAAAAACTCCAGAAGAATTACCGCTAAATCTGAAACAAGGTATCGTTTACAACTTCAAGGAAGCTTTATCCTTTTTATGTGCAAGGGATAAGGCTACAGCCGGATTAATCGATTCGGTAGGAGATTGTCGTTTTCAATCCATAGGTAACGCTTACTATACACTGATTAAATCTGTCATTGCCCAGCAGCTCTCTCTACAGGCAGCAAGAGCCATACAGGAAAGATTATTTAAAGCCTGCGGTGTAAAACGAAAAAACACTCCTCCTTCTCCCTTAAGCCTTTTAACAATCGATGAAGAAACTTGCAGAAAACAGGGCCTTTCCCGTACAAAAACAGGAACTCTAAAACGAATTGCGGATAAATTTCATTCCGGGGAATGGACAGAAAAAAAACTCCGGACATTAGCAGATGATGAACTAAAGAAAGAGCTTTGTTCTGTGAAGGGAATCGGACCCTGGACGGCGGAAATGGTGATGATGTTTGCCCTGAACCGTCTCGATATTTTTTCGATTGGAGACCTGGGGCTTCGCCGGGGAGTTGAAAAGATCTATGGCATACCGAGAGAAAACAAATCGGAAATTGAAACTCATATAAAACGATATTCACCCTACAGGAGTATCCTTTCGTGGTATCTCTGGGAGAGTCAGGATGAAGAACCCTGGGAATAA
- a CDS encoding DEAD/DEAH box helicase family protein gives MKTSPKEKRTREKLIDPALKKAGWDFEKQVGMEVKLTDGKILVNGTLTRREDARYADYVLYFKPNIPIAIIEAKEENQSARKGLQQALDYASMLDVPFVFSTNGKSFIFHDKTVADGEIETELSMDEFPSPKELWEKYKIYHGITEEKQVKVIEQDFYFDGSDRKPRYYQQVAINKVIREIAKGKNRLLLVMATGTGKTYTAFQIAYRLWKNGSKKKILFLADRTALIDQTRRGDFKHFKDNLTVIKKKVIEQGGKQRLISNKKRGIDSSDKAYEIYLGLYQGLSDADGIEDAYKDFPRDFFDLIIVDECHRGSAKADSAWREILTYFQSATQIGMTATPKETKKISNIEYFGDPVYTYSLKQGINDGFLAPYKVIRLTLNIDKDGWQPPKGYLDKKGKPVKNRIYNLKDFDKNLVVEERRKVVAQKITEYLKGNKQRYAKTILFCVDIEHAEGMTTALINANADICRSNDKYVMQITGDNEEGKRELDNFTNPEEPYPTIVTTSKLLTTGVDAKTCKVIVLDSNIQSMTEFKQIIGRGTRIDEDYDKRYFTILDFRNVTKLFEDEEFDGEPVKIKISTENEDLSDFEEEGSLENDKDSLESEKKNPGLIKAHSSTKSPKPPRPPKKEKVYVNGINVTLLLERNLFFDREGRPITESLVDYTKPIIQKKFKTLKAFLKKWNSVERKTAIIKELEADGVLIEELKKAVDKNVDIFDLICHIAYDMPPLTRRERANNVKKRNYFTKYGETARKVIDALIDKYSDGGFENLESGEVLYLEPFSEYGSPMEIIEEFGGLEDYNKTIKEIENYIYEVA, from the coding sequence ATGAAAACCTCTCCAAAAGAAAAGAGAACCAGAGAAAAATTAATTGATCCGGCTTTGAAAAAAGCGGGATGGGATTTTGAAAAACAGGTTGGCATGGAAGTAAAGCTGACCGATGGGAAAATTTTAGTCAATGGCACTTTGACACGGAGAGAAGATGCCCGATATGCGGATTATGTTTTGTATTTCAAACCCAATATTCCTATTGCTATCATTGAAGCAAAGGAAGAAAATCAATCTGCCAGAAAGGGTTTGCAGCAGGCATTGGATTATGCTTCTATGCTGGATGTGCCCTTTGTTTTTAGCACGAATGGAAAGTCCTTTATCTTTCATGATAAAACTGTAGCCGATGGAGAAATCGAAACAGAACTATCTATGGATGAATTTCCTTCGCCAAAAGAACTCTGGGAAAAATACAAAATCTATCATGGGATAACAGAAGAAAAACAGGTAAAAGTGATTGAGCAGGACTTTTATTTTGATGGTAGCGATAGAAAGCCGAGGTATTATCAACAGGTTGCTATCAACAAAGTAATTCGAGAAATTGCCAAAGGAAAAAACCGGCTTTTGCTTGTCATGGCAACAGGAACCGGAAAGACCTATACCGCTTTTCAGATTGCGTATCGTCTCTGGAAAAATGGTAGCAAGAAAAAGATTTTGTTTTTGGCAGATAGAACCGCATTGATTGATCAGACACGCAGGGGAGATTTTAAACACTTCAAAGACAACCTGACGGTTATCAAGAAAAAAGTAATTGAGCAGGGCGGAAAACAAAGGTTAATTTCCAACAAGAAAAGAGGCATTGATTCTTCCGACAAGGCTTATGAGATTTATCTCGGTTTGTATCAGGGTTTAAGCGATGCCGACGGAATCGAAGATGCTTATAAAGATTTTCCGAGAGATTTTTTTGATTTGATTATCGTGGATGAGTGCCATAGGGGAAGTGCCAAAGCTGATAGTGCTTGGAGAGAAATACTAACTTATTTCCAATCGGCAACCCAGATCGGTATGACCGCGACTCCTAAAGAAACAAAAAAGATTTCCAATATTGAATATTTTGGTGATCCTGTTTATACCTATTCGCTCAAACAGGGAATCAATGACGGCTTTTTAGCTCCTTATAAAGTGATTCGTTTAACGTTAAATATTGATAAGGATGGTTGGCAACCACCGAAAGGTTATTTGGATAAAAAAGGCAAACCGGTTAAAAATAGGATCTATAACCTGAAAGATTTTGATAAAAATCTTGTAGTAGAAGAACGCAGGAAAGTAGTTGCACAAAAAATCACCGAATATCTAAAAGGCAATAAACAACGTTATGCGAAAACGATCCTTTTTTGTGTGGATATAGAACACGCCGAAGGAATGACGACCGCACTTATCAACGCAAATGCGGACATCTGTAGATCGAATGATAAATACGTTATGCAAATTACCGGGGATAATGAGGAAGGCAAAAGGGAACTGGATAATTTTACCAATCCCGAAGAGCCATATCCCACAATTGTTACCACTTCCAAACTATTGACAACAGGAGTAGATGCAAAAACCTGTAAGGTAATTGTCTTGGATAGTAACATTCAGTCGATGACAGAGTTTAAGCAAATCATCGGTCGTGGTACGAGGATTGATGAAGATTATGATAAGAGATATTTTACAATATTAGATTTTAGAAATGTTACCAAATTATTTGAAGATGAGGAGTTTGATGGAGAACCTGTTAAAATCAAAATTAGTACAGAAAATGAAGACCTTTCCGATTTTGAAGAGGAAGGTTCTTTGGAAAATGATAAGGATTCTTTAGAATCAGAGAAGAAAAACCCCGGTCTTATAAAAGCACATTCTTCAACAAAATCGCCTAAACCACCACGACCACCCAAAAAAGAAAAAGTATATGTGAATGGAATTAACGTCACTCTTCTTTTGGAAAGAAATCTTTTCTTTGATAGAGAAGGAAGGCCTATTACAGAAAGTTTGGTGGATTATACAAAACCTATCATCCAGAAGAAATTCAAAACACTCAAAGCTTTCTTGAAAAAGTGGAACTCTGTAGAAAGAAAAACCGCCATTATCAAAGAACTCGAAGCGGATGGTGTCCTTATCGAAGAGCTTAAAAAAGCTGTTGATAAGAATGTAGATATTTTTGATCTTATCTGTCATATAGCTTATGATATGCCTCCATTGACCAGAAGGGAAAGAGCGAATAACGTCAAGAAAAGAAACTACTTTACCAAGTATGGAGAAACCGCCCGCAAGGTGATAGACGCTCTGATTGATAAATATTCCGATGGTGGATTTGAAAATCTGGAAAGTGGTGAGGTTCTTTATTTAGAACCTTTTAGTGAATACGGTTCACCGATGGAAATCATTGAAGAATTTGGTGGACTTGAGGATTATAACAAGACAATTAAAGAAATAGAAAACTATATTTATGAGGTGGCTTAA
- a CDS encoding restriction endonuclease subunit S — translation MNKNEWRKVKLGDVISARNERYKPDDDYISKLQRIDKIDFTGNIFLSNNPSKTDMILIKPGDFVISGINVAKGALAVYNGTEEVSATIHYSSYTLNEKELYLDYFKSFLRSSEFLRLLQEQIPGGIKTEVKPKHILPLEISLPPLSEQKRISAKLQSIQAQHTELTAEIQNQKSYIKQLKQAILQDAVTGKLTEDWRKTQAGKNAGNARELLEQIKAEKEKLIAEGKIKKQKPLPPIKQEEIPFDLPAGWVWTRLGVVIDDKPKNGYSPKEVSYPTEIKSLKLGATTWGTFNSNEYKYIDEVIPKESPYWLKNGDILIQRSNSLDYVGVSAVYDREDFQFIYPDLMMKIRSVIISAKSLHLLLSSPYMRNYFRANAKGAQKTMPKINQDIVINALLPLPPLAEQEEIVRRVDVLFAQVKELEQEVEKREKYAESLMQVVLSEALRG, via the coding sequence ATGAATAAAAACGAATGGCGAAAGGTGAAATTGGGGGATGTGATTTCAGCACGGAATGAACGGTATAAACCTGATGACGATTATATTTCAAAGTTACAAAGGATAGATAAAATTGATTTTACTGGAAATATATTTTTATCAAACAATCCATCAAAAACGGATATGATTTTAATTAAACCGGGTGATTTTGTAATTTCAGGAATCAATGTTGCAAAAGGTGCATTAGCAGTTTATAATGGAACGGAAGAAGTATCTGCTACTATTCATTATTCTTCCTATACATTAAACGAAAAAGAATTATATTTGGATTATTTTAAAAGTTTTTTACGAAGTTCGGAATTTTTACGATTATTACAAGAACAAATTCCCGGTGGTATTAAAACAGAAGTAAAACCAAAGCATATTTTACCTTTAGAAATTTCCCTACCTCCCTTATCCGAACAAAAGCGAATCTCAGCCAAATTGCAATCCATCCAAGCACAGCACACAGAACTTACCGCCGAAATACAAAACCAAAAATCCTATATCAAGCAACTTAAACAGGCAATCTTGCAGGATGCTGTCACAGGAAAGCTAACAGAAGATTGGCGAAAGACCCAAGCGGGAAAAAACGCAGGCAATGCCAGAGAACTCTTGGAGCAAATCAAAGCAGAGAAAGAAAAGCTCATCGCCGAGGGCAAGATAAAAAAACAGAAACCGTTACCACCGATAAAACAGGAAGAGATACCTTTTGACTTGCCAGCGGGTTGGGTTTGGACGAGATTGGGGGTGGTGATTGATGACAAACCAAAAAATGGTTATTCACCTAAAGAAGTTAGCTATCCAACAGAAATTAAGAGCTTAAAATTAGGAGCTACAACTTGGGGAACTTTTAATTCAAATGAATACAAATATATAGATGAAGTTATTCCTAAAGAATCTCCATATTGGTTAAAAAATGGAGATATTTTAATTCAAAGAAGTAATTCTTTAGATTATGTCGGAGTGAGTGCAGTATACGATAGAGAAGATTTTCAATTTATTTATCCGGATTTAATGATGAAAATTCGTTCAGTTATTATTTCAGCTAAAAGCTTACATCTTTTGTTGTCTTCTCCTTATATGAGAAATTACTTTAGAGCAAATGCTAAAGGTGCACAAAAAACAATGCCAAAAATTAATCAGGATATAGTTATTAATGCGTTACTCCCACTCCCACCCCTCGCCGAGCAGGAAGAAATCGTGCGGCGGGTGGATGTGTTGTTTGCTCAGGTGAAGGAGCTGGAACAGGAAGTGGAGAAACGCGAAAAGTATGCAGAAAGCTTGATGCAGGTTGTTTTAAGCGAAGCGTTGCGCGGGTGA
- a CDS encoding N-6 DNA methylase, whose amino-acid sequence MSVNISGVLKSIRDFMRQDAGLNGDAQRLEQLGWMIFLKIFSDKDKELQFTSNGKYKSPLPEKYHWENIKKYADTEKAEDFLTFIDQGLFKDLKELDISTGNERVKLLKNVFEGNNNYMKSGTLLKKVIYKLDEINFNRAKDKHVFGDIYETMLKELQSAGKSGEFYTPRAITQFLTDIVDPKIGEKVLDPACGTGGFLSACVEKLKTLAKTTKERDSIQKNIMGIEFKPLPYMLAVTNMILHDVALPSIEERDSLDKPVTEYKEKDRVDIILANPPFGGVVTEGYEKNFPLNYRTKESADLFLVLFINLLKEGGRAAIVLPDGSLTGDGVKQRIRELWMTKCNLHTIIRLPNSVFQPYASVATNLLFFEKGTPTKDIWYYEHTLPEGQKSYSKTKPIQVNEFDPIKKWWNKRKESEVCWKVNIKEIEARGYDLDIKNPNKKEEEHEYTSKELISMLGESFSKSDKILKVIQKELKVG is encoded by the coding sequence ATGTCAGTTAATATTTCGGGTGTTTTAAAATCGATTCGGGATTTTATGCGTCAGGATGCAGGCTTGAACGGTGATGCACAGAGATTGGAACAACTTGGCTGGATGATTTTTTTAAAAATCTTCAGTGATAAGGATAAAGAATTACAGTTCACTTCCAATGGAAAGTATAAGTCACCCTTACCGGAAAAATATCATTGGGAGAATATTAAGAAATATGCAGATACCGAAAAAGCGGAAGATTTTTTAACCTTTATTGATCAGGGATTATTTAAAGATTTAAAAGAGTTGGATATAAGCACCGGAAACGAAAGAGTCAAACTTCTCAAGAATGTGTTTGAAGGAAATAATAATTATATGAAGTCCGGCACGCTTTTGAAAAAGGTAATCTACAAACTGGATGAAATTAATTTTAACAGAGCAAAGGATAAACATGTTTTTGGTGATATTTATGAAACCATGCTCAAAGAATTGCAAAGTGCGGGAAAGAGTGGAGAGTTTTATACACCGAGAGCTATAACCCAGTTTTTGACCGATATAGTAGACCCAAAAATCGGTGAAAAAGTTTTGGATCCGGCATGTGGAACCGGTGGTTTCTTATCTGCCTGTGTAGAGAAGTTGAAAACTTTAGCAAAGACTACAAAGGAGAGAGACTCTATCCAAAAAAATATTATGGGTATAGAGTTCAAACCTCTTCCGTATATGTTAGCAGTTACGAATATGATTTTGCACGATGTGGCTCTTCCTTCGATTGAAGAAAGGGACTCTTTGGACAAACCAGTTACGGAATACAAAGAAAAAGATCGTGTAGACATCATCCTTGCCAATCCTCCTTTTGGTGGAGTAGTGACAGAAGGATACGAAAAGAACTTTCCTTTGAACTACAGGACAAAAGAAAGTGCGGATTTGTTTCTTGTGCTATTTATCAATCTATTGAAAGAAGGTGGACGGGCTGCTATTGTTCTACCGGATGGCTCGCTTACCGGTGATGGCGTTAAACAGCGGATACGGGAACTCTGGATGACGAAGTGCAATTTACATACAATCATTCGGCTGCCAAATTCGGTCTTTCAGCCTTATGCTTCGGTAGCAACAAATTTATTGTTTTTTGAAAAAGGAACACCTACAAAGGATATTTGGTATTATGAACATACCCTGCCCGAAGGTCAAAAGTCCTACAGCAAAACTAAACCCATTCAGGTGAATGAATTTGACCCGATCAAGAAGTGGTGGAATAAACGCAAAGAGAGTGAAGTTTGCTGGAAAGTCAATATCAAGGAAATCGAAGCTCGCGGTTATGACCTCGATATAAAAAACCCCAATAAAAAAGAAGAAGAGCACGAGTATACCAGCAAGGAATTAATCTCCATGCTCGGAGAATCATTTTCCAAAAGCGATAAAATTTTGAAGGTAATCCAAAAGGAATTGAAAGTTGGATAA